GTTAGACTGACGTGATAACCAACTACACCACGACACCTTTTGTTATACCGTGGGTTAAAACATTATATTAGTATTATTATTTTATTGTTATCGATGTACTCAGCTCCTGCTGGCCTTTCAAATTATTAGTGCACGTCAGAAAGCAACAAACTGCAAATCACGTATTACGCATGAGATCTTAGATTCCTATCGCACACACATGCATGACACACCCTCTGTATGCATGGACCGCACACGTACgtgcccctccctccctcttgtCAAATTGAtgcagcacatatatatatatggtacacTACTAGCAGCAGAAGGTCCCAAAGCTATGGGCAGCAGGCAACACCCCCATGCTATTTCTAGCAGTGGCTCCAAACCTCACCATCCAGCATGAGCATGTATTCCAGTAGCTAGCCGGCCAACCACGTTCTACTCACAGTGTGTGTGATTGCGAGTTGTGACCACAACGGCACAAGGTGATCGATCTGATCCATCAACAATCCAACATGCATGTTGATGTTGTACAATCACTGCCCATGAATAGCTTTTCCTACCGGGCAGTACCAAGAATGACTTTTGTGAAGTGAAAAAAAGGAGAGGTGCAAGAAATGGAGGAGGCTGATCGAAATGTGTCCGTGTCACCGTCGAAAGATGCGCATATTTTTCGACGAAGGAAGCTTTTATTAAATTCTCAAGAGTATTACATCAAGTGATACATCAAGGCGTGGCCTCTGCCTATCAACAAACACAAACGAAAGAAATGAATAGAAAGATCGACATATTCTAGTGACTACCAATTTGTAAACTAGATCACCATATGTATTCATATGTCTGAGAGACTTGAAACCATACTATATGTGAAGCTGGCTTCTGCAGGCCGGACGATAGCCTAAATACGTGGCCAGAAAGATGAGTGTCTACAAGAAAAACATAAAAACATCTCTACATACAATACAATATAAACATTCTCCCATATAGATCAACTGATCACTGAATTTGTGTTGTTTGCTTATGTCCTCTCTGACTTGGTGGCCATCCAGTTGCGGCATCCGTGGGGCCTAGGGAGTGGTATTTCTTCAGCCTCAAGGACCGGAAGTACGCGACAGGGCAGCGGACGAACCGGGCTACGGTGTCGGGCTACTGGAAGGCGACGGGGAAGGACCgggtggtggcgcggcgaggggcgCTGGTGGGGATGAGGAAGACGCTGGTGTTCTACCAGGGGAGGGCGCCCAAGGGAAGGAAGACCGAGTGGGTGATGCATGAGTACAGGATGGAGCCTGCTCTTGACCAATCCTCCTCCTCCAACTTCTCCAACTCCAAGGTAAATATAATTCAGTTGTTGTACAATGTAATGCTCATTACTGCTAGCTACTAGCTAGTACACTTAGTTAAGTATACAATAATCTTATATATATAGCATTCTGTTTGATAATGTATTGGCACTCTTCATCATATTACTTATCATATAGTCCACTTGTCCACTTGTACTTTTAGGGAGTATCCACGTTGTCTTTAGGTATGTCTCCCCAATCAATCAGAATAAAATTGATTGCATAGGTATACATAGGTACAGACTGTATGTGAGCTAGCTAGATTGCACATTTAATAATTCTATAAAGAGACGATTTGTAGTGTGGGCATATTTCCTACTGAACAGTCCTTGTCAAGACTTTTGTCACACTGTTCATATGAGATGGACATCTCTACTTGTCTCTTTCTCTACATTTTTTTTAATTATATGGAGTTCTTTATGTATATGGGTTTCATACTTAGccattatattttattttttgatggaTGCTTGCCCATTATATTTCTTGAACATAAATGGCCTTTTGCACCGGTCCATCCATTTGCATCAAGCAATGGAAGTCCTAAATTCTTGTAACTTTTCTTTAGCAATCATCAATATACAAATTTATGTAAATTTCATCATTGATCGCCTTCGACTAAATTAACAAAGTAAGAGAAATATAAGTAGCTTAAAGCCTGAAACAATAGCTTATTCAAAGTGAAGGCTTCAAATCAACGTTAATGTTAGTCACTAGTCAGTCCAAGTGATTAACGAGACTCCATTCAATGAACTAACCAATGCTTTCATTCATCCTCCTCCTGTCACCAACAGGATGAAGATTGGGTGCTGTGCAGAGTCATCTGCAAGAAGAAACTAGCGGGAGGCTGCGGCAGCTCCATGGCATCAAGGAGCCTCACCAGCAGTGGCGGCCGCGAGACCGTGCCAACCACGTCGCCACCACTGCCACCCCTCATGGACACTACCCTAGCACAGCTCCAGGCCGCCATGAACACCACCGGCGCCGGCGCAATCCAGCAGGTGCCCTGCTTCTCCAGCTTCAACAACATTGCCAGCAACAGCAACGGCAATGGCAACAGCGCTGCAGCAGCAGCTCAGTCATGCTACCTGCCCATGGCCACAGGCGGCAGCCATGGCATGAGCTACCTGGACCATGGCCTGCTGCCTGAACTGGGCGGCTGCTTTGATCCTCTCAACAGCGACAAGAAGTTGCTCAAGGCAGTGCTGAGCCAGTTAGGCGGTGACGTGGTGCCAAGCCTGCAGCATGAGATGGCCGCTGCCACTGCCACTTCCTCCACTTGGATGAATCACTTCGAGGAAATTTAATTCAGCAAACCTAAGTATGTGATTGGTGATATATTGCATATAtgaaacatatatatacatattgtgTGGTGAAACATTTGTGTGTGACTAGTAGAGGATGCAACATTTTTTCTGCCTATCGATTCGGATGAGGCAAGGAAAATATTAGGAGTAAAACTCTGTAATGGCTGTTGAAGTGTGTATATTCAGGTGCAGAAGTATGACATGAGTGATGAGGAGAATTTCAGATTGATCATTTTACTATAATTCACATatgacctctctctctctctctctctctgagtcTCTGTACATTCATAGTAACAGAACATTGCCTGTGTATACATACAATAATTCAGAATGCAGAGGGTGCCATCCGGATGCAGTACCGGTCCAAATCCAATCATGCTATTTATTCAGGAAAGTAGGCATGACACTCACATCTAAGCATCTCTTCTTTACCATCGTCTTTCTTTTTCTGATGTATTGTTGCGATGACAAGCATACTAATCAAGGAGTAAGTTGAGAGTTCCTGGCTTTCCACTGCACTATTCCTGATATGCTGCTGGCCAACTGCATAATCAAGTGACCACTGACGACCTGTCACCTGTGCGGCCTCCATCCTAACTGATGCTCTTGCTGTACCTTATGTCATCAATACTGGTACTGGTACACATATAAATACACGTCCTGTACACTTCTCTCAATCGTCTTGTAACAGTAGGTAGGATTTGCAAGAGCAAATGGCAGAAAAAGAAAGAGCTCTCATCTCTGTACTTGCATCAAGGTGGGCAGGTGGCAGCTTAGATACTGAAACGTCCCAGTGTTCTCCATTCTTTTTCATGCCAGACTGCCAGTCCATCGCATGAACATATATCTAGACTGTGATTTGTCATATTGTTACACTACTGAGGTACAGCTCATCCGAAGCAAAAATGGAACTGGTGGTGAATTGGTGATAGCGCAAATTTACTATTGTAGGTCTGATGGGTTGGTCATGTTTTCCTATTTATACCATTCTAAAAATTAAAATATATAAAAGGAAATATAATAGCTATATTCATATTTTACTCTTATACGTGTAAGGTAATACCTCACCCTTTTCTATCCTATCCATTGAGACTTAACTAACTAAATGGATAACCCACATTTAGAAACATATTTTTTTTAGATTACACGATATAACGTGGACGCTCACAAGTCACAACGCACCCATACTCACCCTTATGAACGCACGCATGCAAACCCTATCCCTATGAGCACCTTCGAAGATTGGCTGACAAATCCTCGAGACGAAATTGACGAAGTCACTGTAGGCATCTCGCTGTTGATAAGAACGTTGCCTACCACTGAAAACACAATGCCGTTATATCCTAAGTAGAACCGAGGATCTCAGGTGCTAATGAGGCTCTTGTAAGCACTAGGCTACAACCCATTTAGCTTGTTTTTCTTAGTGCCACAAGCAAATTTACTATTCATTGTTTTTCTAAGTGCCACAagcaaatttacaattcaaattcattTGCAGGGCTTTTGCATGATATCGTAAGAGTAAATTTTATAGGGCATTCTACCAGAAATTTAATCTCCACGTTGGGGTTTGACTTGTAGTGTGTATGGATGAGATGTATATCTTTTTGAACTTCATGACTCATTCCACATAGAAGCCTTATTCTTTTCCAGTGCAAGAAGCAGGGTCTAGGGAAAAACTTAATGATTGTGCTAAAGGTAATGATATTGAGGTACTGTACTCAAATTGGTTAATGGCAGTGCTTAAAGTTGGATCATAGATTGGTAT
The sequence above is drawn from the Miscanthus floridulus cultivar M001 chromosome 15, ASM1932011v1, whole genome shotgun sequence genome and encodes:
- the LOC136508905 gene encoding NAC domain-containing protein 21/22-like, whose amino-acid sequence is MSMSFLSMMEAKLPPGFRFHPRDDELICDYLAPKLGGKVGFSGRRPPMVDVDLNKVEPWDLPVAASVGPREWYFFSLKDRKYATGQRTNRATVSGYWKATGKDRVVARRGALVGMRKTLVFYQGRAPKGRKTEWVMHEYRMEPALDQSSSSNFSNSKDEDWVLCRVICKKKLAGGCGSSMASRSLTSSGGRETVPTTSPPLPPLMDTTLAQLQAAMNTTGAGAIQQVPCFSSFNNIASNSNGNGNSAAAAAQSCYLPMATGGSHGMSYLDHGLLPELGGCFDPLNSDKKLLKAVLSQLGGDVVPSLQHEMAAATATSSTWMNHFEEI